A single window of Gossypium hirsutum isolate 1008001.06 chromosome A10, Gossypium_hirsutum_v2.1, whole genome shotgun sequence DNA harbors:
- the LOC107942492 gene encoding probable disease resistance protein At4g27220: MEECFTRTGELSSSNFTGITAAYSAIEWSFNYLESEEVKLTFLLCSVIGHNGRVKDLVRYTLGLGLFNAVNTMKEARNKVLTVVANLKASALLLDSDNDWRFDIHDVVRDAALAIALKDYRMLVLRDHVPNELYDKEKMKGWSVISLACPQIIAELPKEMECLGLSFFHMAYDGAVKIPPNFFKQTEGLRVLDFLGMQFPFIPESISQLTDLRMLCLKKCAVDDLSILRELKSLEVLDLSHSGIKELPKEMAQLSQLSFVEWEKEGVVENERKNACLDELNNLSCLTTLSAHIPDVQMIPKHQFVETLDRFRVFVGDYNSKSGVAPMLKIEGCEGLRDIILAEEIEEKRKDVICFHRLDTLHIKGLPNLIFFNSGNHNIDFPLLKELTIERCPKLRAFISQSSNQSDMHSLFSEKSILHPGLIPFVMKLALDTSSPTLAHLNKMV; the protein is encoded by the exons atggaagaatgctttacgagaACTGGAGAGCTTTCGTCAAGCAACTTCACGGGGATAACTGCGGCATATTCAGCTATAGAATGGAGTTTTAATTATTTAGAAAGCGAGGAAGTTAAGCTGACTTTCTTGCTTTGCAGTGTAATAGGCCATAATGGTCGCGTTAAGGACTTGGTAAGATATACTCTAGGTTTGGGTTTATTTAATGCTGTCAACACTATGAAAGAAGCTAGGAATAAAGTATTGACGGTTGTGGCTAATCTCAAAGCGTCTGCCTTGCTGCTTGATAGTGATAATGATTGGCGCTTTGATATCCATGATGTTGTTCGGGATGCTGCTTTAGCTATTGCATTGAAGGACTATCGTATGCTTGTTTTGAGAGATCATGTTCCAAATGAGTTGTACGATAAGGAGAAAATGAAAGGGTGGAGTGTGATCAGCTTAGCTTGTCCTCAGATTATAGCTGAGCTTCCTAAGGAGATGGAGTGTTTAGGTCTTTCCTTTTTCCATATGGCCTATGATGGCGCAGTTAAAATTCCTCCCAATTTCTTCAAACAAACTGAAGGTCTCAGAGTCTTGGATTTTTTAGGAATGCAATTTCCATTCATACCTGAATCAATTAGTCAACTCACAGACCTTCGCATGTTGTGTCTAAAAAAATGTGCAGTTGATGACTTATCCATCCTTAGAGAGCTAAAGAGTTTAGAGGTACTCGACCTTTCTCACTCAGGTATCAAAGAACTACCTAAGGAGATGGCACAATTGAGTCAATTAAG CTTTGTTGAATGGGAAAAGGAAGGAGTAGTTGAAAATGAGAGGAAAAATGCATGCCTTGATGAATTAAACAATTTGTCTTGTCTAACTACTTTATCTGCTCATATTCCTGATGTCCAAATGATTCCAAAGCATCAGTTTGTTGAGACATTGGACAGATTCAGAGTTTTCGTTGGTGATTATAACTCT AAGTCTGGTGTAGCTCCAATGCTTAAGATAGAGGGTTGTGAGGGCTTGAGGGACATAATACTTGCAgaggaaattgaagaaaaaaggaaagatgTGATTTGTTTCCATCGATTAGACACCTTGCATATAAAAGGTCTTCCAAACCTCATCTTCTTCAACTCAGGAAACCACAATATTGATTTCCCATTGTTGAAAGAGCTAACGATTGAGCGTTGCCCCAAGTTAAGAGCATTCATTAGTCAGAGTAGTAATCAGTCCGACATGCACTCTCTCTTCAGTGAGAAg AGTATACTTCATCCGGGTTTAATACCTTTTGTGATGAAGTTGGCATTAGACACCAGCTCACCAACACTTGCACACCTcaacaaaatggtgtaa